In Nostoc sp. UHCC 0926, a single genomic region encodes these proteins:
- a CDS encoding type IV pilus twitching motility protein PilT, which produces MTESQSPLNSNSATERNLPPMPPPPPTFSTQRQMTQTLHMPMDRSTNAPVAGHRPGSPPPIPSSLRPKNSSPGLTLAQLIREAYDQGYSDLHLGVGEVPRFRNRGEIQATDHPEIDKETLMNWLREVMTEGEIQRFEEHLEFDGATQYDFARVRINVFGSLKGPAMVLRLIPLKILTMEQLNLPPVFRDICHHHKGLILVTGPTGSGKSTTMAAMVDYINKEMAKHIITIEDPIEFVHQSRKSLVKQREVGMHTRKFDNALKAALREDPDLILVGEMRDKETVNTALKAAQTGHLVMGTLHTNSAVKTIERILNLYSGEEQDAMRVAISESLVAVIAQGLCRTTDGKRAAFHDVLINTEAIKEWIKDGKYDEIGELMKQAGFDGMITMNQSLLNLYQDGRITEETALEMSPTPNEMAQFLRGRV; this is translated from the coding sequence ATGACAGAATCACAGTCTCCATTAAATTCTAACTCTGCTACCGAACGTAACCTGCCACCAATGCCGCCACCACCGCCAACCTTTAGTACGCAGCGGCAGATGACACAAACATTGCATATGCCAATGGATAGAAGCACCAACGCTCCTGTTGCAGGTCATCGTCCGGGTAGTCCACCGCCCATACCTAGTTCACTTCGCCCTAAAAACAGCAGTCCGGGACTCACTTTAGCGCAGTTAATTAGGGAAGCTTACGATCAGGGATATTCTGACCTTCACCTGGGTGTAGGTGAAGTACCCCGCTTCCGCAACCGAGGAGAAATTCAAGCAACGGATCATCCAGAAATAGATAAAGAAACTTTGATGAATTGGTTGCGGGAGGTGATGACTGAGGGGGAAATTCAGCGCTTTGAAGAACATTTAGAATTTGACGGAGCAACTCAGTATGACTTTGCTCGCGTGCGGATTAATGTTTTTGGCTCCCTCAAAGGGCCTGCAATGGTGTTGCGGTTGATTCCGCTGAAAATCTTAACTATGGAACAGTTGAATTTACCTCCAGTTTTTCGGGATATTTGTCATCACCACAAAGGTTTAATTTTGGTGACTGGGCCCACTGGTTCTGGTAAATCCACCACAATGGCAGCGATGGTTGACTACATCAATAAGGAGATGGCCAAGCATATCATTACCATTGAAGACCCGATAGAATTTGTTCATCAAAGCCGCAAGTCTTTAGTCAAACAGCGGGAAGTGGGAATGCACACTCGGAAATTTGACAACGCTTTGAAAGCAGCTTTGCGGGAAGACCCAGATTTAATTCTGGTGGGAGAAATGCGGGATAAGGAAACAGTTAACACCGCCCTAAAAGCTGCTCAGACTGGTCACTTAGTCATGGGAACCCTGCACACCAATAGCGCTGTTAAAACCATTGAGCGGATTCTCAATCTCTACTCTGGTGAAGAACAGGATGCAATGCGGGTGGCAATTTCTGAGTCTTTAGTGGCAGTAATTGCCCAAGGGTTATGCCGCACAACTGACGGGAAGCGGGCTGCTTTCCACGATGTCTTGATTAACACTGAGGCAATTAAAGAATGGATCAAAGATGGTAAATATGATGAAATTGGTGAGTTGATGAAACAAGCTGGCTTTGACGGCATGATTACGATGAATCAGTCGTTGCTCAATCTCTATCAAGACGGCCGGATTACTGAAGAAACTGCTTTGGAAATGTCACCAACTCCTAACGAAATGGCACAGTTTCTCCGAGGTCGAGTTTAA
- the wecB gene encoding non-hydrolyzing UDP-N-acetylglucosamine 2-epimerase, whose translation MINQKRVYIILGTRPEAIKLAPVIQVFQKSSDFESQVILTGQHREMVEQVMQLFNIKADYDLEIMQVQQSLNDITCRSLQGLEELFKEKKPDLVVVQGDTTTAFAAALAAFYQKIPVGHVEAGLRTDDIFNPYPEEANRRLISQITQLHFAPTPWAVENLHRSGVLGEIHMTGNTVIDALLNVAATQAVCNVPGLEWDSYRVLLATVHRRENWGEPLLAIAQGFLQILDKFPDTALLLPLHRNPTVRVPLQELLGNHPRIFLTDPLDYGQLVGAIGRSHLLLTDSGGLQEEAPSLGKPVLVLRDTTERPEAVAAGTAKLVGTTSQNIFAAAAELLSDPDAYEAMANAINPFGDGHAAERILQIVQNYLRLSSETST comes from the coding sequence ATGATTAATCAAAAACGGGTTTACATTATCTTGGGTACTCGTCCGGAAGCGATTAAACTAGCTCCGGTGATTCAGGTCTTCCAAAAGTCTTCAGATTTTGAGTCGCAAGTAATTCTAACTGGACAGCATCGGGAGATGGTTGAGCAAGTTATGCAGCTGTTCAACATCAAGGCAGATTATGACTTAGAAATTATGCAGGTTCAGCAATCTCTAAATGATATTACCTGCCGCAGTTTACAAGGGTTAGAAGAGTTATTCAAGGAGAAAAAGCCAGATTTAGTGGTGGTGCAGGGAGACACTACCACGGCTTTTGCGGCAGCTTTGGCAGCTTTTTATCAAAAAATCCCTGTTGGTCATGTAGAAGCAGGGTTAAGAACGGATGATATCTTCAATCCTTACCCAGAAGAAGCTAATCGGCGGTTGATTTCTCAAATTACTCAGTTGCACTTTGCACCGACTCCTTGGGCTGTGGAAAACTTGCATCGTTCTGGTGTTTTGGGTGAAATTCACATGACCGGTAACACGGTAATTGATGCATTGTTAAATGTAGCTGCAACCCAAGCAGTTTGCAATGTACCAGGCTTAGAGTGGGATTCATATCGCGTTCTGTTAGCAACAGTTCACCGTCGGGAGAATTGGGGAGAACCTCTGTTAGCGATCGCTCAGGGGTTTTTACAAATTTTAGATAAGTTTCCTGATACAGCTTTGCTGTTACCATTGCACCGCAATCCGACAGTGCGAGTTCCATTACAAGAGCTTTTAGGGAATCATCCCCGAATTTTCTTAACAGATCCTTTAGATTATGGCCAACTGGTGGGAGCAATTGGGCGATCGCATCTTTTGCTCACTGATTCTGGTGGGTTGCAGGAAGAAGCCCCCAGCTTGGGAAAACCAGTACTAGTTTTGAGAGACACCACCGAAAGACCAGAGGCTGTTGCAGCCGGTACAGCCAAACTTGTAGGCACTACGAGTCAGAACATTTTTGCAGCCGCTGCTGAGTTACTTAGTGATCCAGATGCTTATGAAGCAATGGCAAATGCAATTAATCCCTTTGGAGATGGTCATGCAGCAGAGCGCATTTTGCAGATTGTGCAAAATTACTTGCGTCTTTCATCAGAAACATCAACTTAG
- a CDS encoding peptidoglycan-binding domain-containing protein, with protein sequence MEYLAYSHMFIAQEEASTNTKYNPPKSQLNRKKPLKSSDIVIIKKEASGISKSKFNWRKLLKSSAWLALAGVGVLLIAASQIQMSSAAYVRTNGSCLRIRTGPSTNYSSVDCVSNGATLPAIERYENGFARLSTGRYVFARWVGDKPNSVPVTRPGGVGGSVILTPGSRGLLVRDVQTALGNLRIDGVYGQETASRVRSFQASKGLLVDGVVGPETRSALGI encoded by the coding sequence ATGGAATATCTTGCTTATTCCCACATGTTTATTGCTCAAGAAGAGGCATCTACAAACACCAAATATAATCCGCCTAAATCTCAATTAAATCGGAAAAAACCTCTTAAATCTTCAGACATAGTTATTATTAAAAAAGAGGCATCTGGAATCAGCAAATCTAAATTCAATTGGAGAAAACTGCTTAAATCTTCGGCTTGGTTAGCTTTAGCTGGTGTTGGTGTATTACTTATTGCTGCTAGCCAAATTCAAATGAGTTCGGCTGCATATGTAAGGACTAACGGCAGTTGTTTACGTATCCGTACAGGCCCAAGCACTAACTATTCATCTGTTGACTGTGTATCAAATGGCGCAACACTTCCAGCGATTGAAAGGTATGAAAACGGTTTTGCTAGGCTTTCTACAGGTAGATACGTTTTTGCGCGATGGGTTGGTGATAAACCTAACAGTGTTCCTGTGACTAGACCTGGTGGCGTTGGGGGTTCAGTTATTCTTACCCCTGGTTCTAGAGGTCTGCTTGTAAGAGACGTTCAGACAGCTTTGGGTAATCTCAGAATTGATGGAGTTTACGGTCAAGAAACTGCTAGCCGAGTCCGAAGCTTTCAGGCAAGTAAAGGTCTACTTGTAGATGGTGTGGTGGGGCCCGAAACTAGATCAGCTCTGGGTATTTAG
- a CDS encoding NADP(H)-dependent aldo-keto reductase — protein MKYNQLGKSDLKVSEICLGTMTYGEQNTIEEAHEQLDYSIAQGVNFIDAAEMYPVPTSGETYGLTETYIGEWLKRQQRDQLIIATKIAGPGRGFKWVRGGAKAIDRDNIKQAVDDSLKRLQTDYIDLYQIHWPDRYVPRFGQTVFDPTQVAETVPIPEQLAVFADVIKAGKIRYIGLSNETPWGVAQFSNAAKQLGLPKVVSIQNAYNLLNRVFDGALAEAVYQEEIGLLAYSPLGFGFLTGKYLNGKPEKARVTLFENFGQRYLKPKVNEAVAAYVEIAKRYQLSPVHLALAFVRSRWFVPSTIIGATTLEQLKENLESVNVVLDKDILEELDIVHAQSPNPAP, from the coding sequence ATGAAGTATAACCAACTTGGCAAGAGTGACTTAAAAGTTTCTGAAATTTGTCTGGGCACAATGACCTATGGAGAGCAAAATACGATTGAAGAAGCCCATGAGCAGTTAGATTATTCTATTGCCCAAGGAGTCAACTTTATTGATGCAGCTGAGATGTACCCAGTCCCCACAAGTGGCGAAACTTATGGATTAACTGAAACTTACATTGGGGAATGGTTAAAGCGTCAACAAAGAGATCAACTAATTATAGCTACTAAAATTGCTGGCCCTGGTCGAGGCTTTAAATGGGTTCGTGGTGGAGCCAAAGCAATTGACCGTGATAATATCAAACAAGCCGTAGATGATAGTCTAAAAAGATTACAAACAGATTATATTGATCTGTACCAAATTCACTGGCCCGATCGCTACGTGCCACGGTTTGGGCAAACAGTGTTCGATCCAACTCAGGTGGCAGAAACAGTTCCCATTCCTGAACAGCTAGCAGTTTTTGCCGATGTAATTAAGGCAGGTAAAATTCGCTATATCGGTTTGAGTAATGAAACACCTTGGGGAGTCGCCCAGTTTAGTAATGCTGCTAAACAATTAGGATTGCCCAAAGTTGTTTCGATTCAAAATGCTTACAACTTGCTGAATCGAGTATTTGACGGAGCCTTAGCAGAAGCCGTTTATCAGGAAGAAATCGGCTTACTAGCTTATAGTCCTTTGGGATTTGGCTTCTTGACTGGCAAATACCTAAATGGCAAACCAGAGAAAGCAAGAGTCACTTTGTTTGAAAATTTTGGTCAGCGTTATTTGAAACCAAAAGTAAATGAAGCAGTCGCAGCTTATGTGGAAATTGCCAAGCGCTATCAACTAAGTCCAGTGCATTTGGCCTTAGCATTCGTGCGGAGTCGTTGGTTTGTGCCTAGCACAATTATTGGTGCTACGACACTGGAACAACTCAAAGAGAATTTGGAAAGTGTAAATGTAGTTCTCGACAAAGACATTTTGGAAGAGTTGGATATAGTTCATGCTCAATCTCCGAACCCAGCACCTTAA
- a CDS encoding aliphatic sulfonate ABC transporter substrate-binding protein, with the protein MTSKFPNSHLLSTLKSLLRIVGQQVSTKALVWLLVAQSGLSLIVSGCSATNSANSTVKSVSDHQGSSAAQSSAPEKQTVVRIGYIKGSLSAIAKERGTLERELAPKNIKVEWVGTFPSFAPVLETINAKSSDLGAGGDIAGLSALSGGINACIIAYRPANRNSEGIVVHADSPIRKFDDLIGKKVIVNRGGISEHLLLKLLEKENIPKDKVSRVYMKPDEALPAWASHHVDAWAVWDPWVASAEIKYNARQIPLPAQVLHYSLYMVDRDALKEKSEAIREVIAILAKEGEWLNKHPQENQKVYQKVSGLPPEVVKRTFERRPVDGVLPLEPKVIADLQSAADWIYKQGIVQKRVEVRDALCPRS; encoded by the coding sequence TTGACAAGTAAATTTCCAAATTCTCATTTACTGAGTACCTTAAAAAGTTTGCTCCGAATTGTTGGCCAGCAGGTTTCAACAAAAGCACTCGTCTGGCTTTTGGTAGCCCAATCGGGCTTGAGTTTGATAGTTTCTGGATGTAGTGCGACTAACTCTGCTAATTCCACTGTTAAATCTGTGAGTGACCATCAAGGTTCCTCAGCAGCACAAAGTTCTGCACCTGAAAAACAGACAGTAGTTCGCATTGGTTATATTAAGGGAAGTCTGTCTGCGATCGCGAAAGAACGTGGTACTTTAGAGCGTGAACTAGCTCCCAAGAATATTAAAGTTGAGTGGGTTGGTACATTCCCATCTTTTGCACCAGTATTAGAAACAATCAATGCTAAAAGTTCTGATTTAGGAGCCGGTGGCGATATCGCTGGTTTGTCTGCTTTATCTGGTGGGATTAATGCTTGCATCATTGCCTACCGACCGGCTAATCGCAACTCAGAGGGGATTGTAGTTCATGCAGATTCCCCGATTCGGAAATTCGATGATCTTATTGGTAAAAAGGTCATTGTGAATCGAGGTGGAATCAGCGAACATTTGTTATTGAAACTATTAGAAAAAGAAAATATCCCCAAAGATAAAGTAAGTCGCGTTTACATGAAACCTGATGAAGCCCTACCCGCTTGGGCATCGCATCATGTCGATGCTTGGGCAGTTTGGGACCCTTGGGTTGCTAGTGCTGAAATCAAGTACAATGCCCGCCAAATTCCTTTGCCTGCACAAGTCCTGCATTACTCCCTTTATATGGTGGATAGGGATGCACTAAAAGAAAAATCTGAGGCAATTAGGGAAGTTATTGCGATTCTTGCTAAAGAGGGTGAATGGCTAAATAAACATCCCCAGGAGAATCAGAAAGTATACCAAAAAGTATCAGGATTACCGCCTGAAGTTGTGAAGCGGACATTTGAACGCCGACCTGTTGATGGAGTGCTTCCCTTAGAACCGAAAGTGATTGCCGATTTACAGAGTGCTGCTGATTGGATATACAAACAGGGAATTGTTCAGAAACGAGTAGAGGTGCGTGATGCACTCTGTCCCCGTTCTTAG
- a CDS encoding aryl-sulfate sulfotransferase: MTFTATSVDQNTIRRRGTGLKAYNPEKVFKGYTLFTPLTGQGEVYLLNLEGEVVHQWNLPYPPGLYGYLLPNGNLFYNGKTPPQEPLRFALWAAFKSGVVLEADPKGNIIWEYKHPDHHHDGRRLANGNTILLAIEKIPQSLVKSIKGGVTGTEADGDIYADVLYEVTPAGEIVWTWHAHEHLDPDIFTITPQDHRHEWTHGNTVDELADGNIIVSFRNISTVAIVDRKTGEIIWTLGDDVLAQQHFPNELANGNILIFDNGAHRRHIALNFSRVIEVNRQTKEIVWEYTDNPPQNFFSSYISGAQRLGNGNTLITEGAYGRIFEVTVAGEIVWEYINPHFASRNIPGEKSLVTRGEQNTVFRAFRYAPEEVPWL; this comes from the coding sequence ATGACTTTTACAGCAACATCAGTTGACCAAAATACTATTCGTCGTCGGGGTACTGGTTTAAAGGCTTACAATCCCGAAAAAGTATTCAAAGGATACACACTTTTCACGCCCTTGACGGGTCAAGGTGAAGTCTATCTCCTGAACTTAGAAGGAGAAGTAGTACACCAGTGGAATCTGCCTTATCCACCAGGGTTATATGGTTATCTCTTGCCTAATGGCAACCTTTTTTATAACGGTAAGACTCCACCACAAGAGCCACTACGTTTTGCCTTGTGGGCTGCATTCAAAAGTGGCGTTGTTTTAGAAGCAGATCCCAAAGGAAATATTATCTGGGAATATAAGCATCCAGATCATCATCACGATGGACGCAGGCTAGCCAATGGCAACACAATTTTACTAGCCATTGAAAAGATACCTCAGTCGTTGGTCAAGAGCATTAAAGGCGGCGTAACAGGTACGGAAGCAGATGGTGATATCTATGCTGATGTGCTTTATGAAGTGACTCCAGCAGGGGAAATTGTTTGGACTTGGCACGCCCACGAACACCTTGATCCAGATATATTTACGATTACACCCCAGGATCATCGACACGAATGGACTCATGGGAATACCGTAGATGAACTCGCTGATGGCAACATTATAGTCAGCTTTCGTAATATATCCACAGTTGCGATCGTCGATCGCAAAACCGGAGAAATTATCTGGACGTTGGGTGATGACGTGCTTGCACAGCAGCACTTCCCGAACGAACTAGCTAACGGTAATATCCTGATTTTCGACAATGGCGCACATCGCCGTCACATTGCTCTCAATTTCTCCCGTGTAATTGAAGTGAACCGCCAAACAAAAGAGATAGTTTGGGAATACACTGACAACCCGCCCCAAAATTTCTTCAGTTCCTATATATCAGGAGCGCAACGTTTAGGGAATGGCAATACCTTGATTACAGAAGGTGCCTATGGCCGAATATTCGAGGTGACAGTTGCAGGAGAAATTGTTTGGGAATACATCAATCCCCACTTTGCATCTCGGAATATTCCAGGTGAGAAATCGCTGGTAACTCGTGGGGAGCAAAATACAGTCTTCCGCGCCTTCCGTTATGCACCTGAAGAAGTGCCCTGGCTTTAG
- a CDS encoding glutathione S-transferase family protein has translation MAQIKVYSAVVCPYAHRTRLVLQEKGIDFDLIEIDLQNKPEGFTKVSPYGKVPALTHGNEPVWESAVINEYLDEVFPNPPLLPSSPIAKAQARIWIDFANTRFVPAFSTLLRSSDPQKQEEAKQELYKHLEFIENEGLAKLSGEGPYWFGESISLVDFTYFPWFERWAALKQYRGFGVPEEFTRVRQWKRALKERESVKAIAHSKEFYIERYAKVAAPTLAAV, from the coding sequence ATGGCCCAAATCAAAGTATACAGTGCAGTTGTTTGTCCTTATGCTCACCGTACCCGTTTGGTACTCCAAGAGAAGGGCATTGACTTCGATTTGATTGAGATTGATTTGCAGAATAAGCCTGAAGGGTTTACCAAAGTATCCCCCTATGGTAAAGTTCCTGCGCTAACTCATGGTAATGAGCCAGTTTGGGAGTCAGCAGTGATTAATGAGTATCTCGATGAGGTATTTCCCAATCCACCACTGTTACCCAGTAGTCCGATTGCAAAGGCACAGGCTCGTATCTGGATTGATTTTGCTAACACCAGGTTCGTTCCCGCTTTTTCTACCCTGCTGCGGAGTTCAGATCCCCAAAAACAAGAAGAAGCTAAACAGGAACTATACAAACACCTGGAATTCATTGAAAACGAAGGTTTGGCAAAGCTATCTGGGGAAGGCCCCTACTGGTTTGGTGAATCCATCAGTTTGGTCGATTTCACCTATTTCCCCTGGTTTGAGCGCTGGGCTGCACTGAAGCAGTATCGCGGCTTTGGGGTACCAGAGGAATTTACCCGTGTACGCCAGTGGAAACGTGCTTTGAAAGAGCGTGAATCTGTGAAGGCGATCGCTCACTCTAAGGAATTCTACATCGAGCGATATGCTAAAGTCGCTGCGCCTACTCTCGCTGCTGTTTAA
- a CDS encoding zinc-dependent alcohol dehydrogenase family protein codes for MKAYEIQSNGGIDALALVDRPEPKPTAGKVLIQVKATSLNYRDLLVTAGAYGAGQKYPLIPLSDGAGEVVAVGEGVTRVKIGDRVAATFFQDWIYGSLTKEKMKSDLGGGIDGMLAEYVVLHQNSLVILPDYLSYIEGATLPCAAVAAWHGLVTKGNISPDDSVLLLGTGGVSIFALQFAKIHGARAIITSSSDQKLARAKQLGADETINYKTTPDWEKQVYQLTNRTGVDHVVEVGGAGTLPKSLQAVRIGGRISLIGVLSGRGNEIDPMPILFKSLTVQGIYVGSREMFEAMNQAMQQHLIKPIIDRVFPFTEAREAYHYLKSAAHFGKVVISNDALYETLRERGLANATLT; via the coding sequence ATGAAAGCTTACGAAATTCAAAGCAACGGCGGGATTGATGCCCTCGCATTAGTCGATCGCCCTGAACCAAAACCAACTGCGGGAAAAGTTCTGATTCAAGTCAAAGCAACATCCCTAAATTACCGTGATTTACTTGTCACCGCAGGAGCTTACGGTGCTGGACAGAAATATCCGTTAATTCCCCTATCTGACGGTGCAGGGGAAGTTGTGGCGGTGGGGGAAGGTGTGACACGGGTGAAAATAGGCGATCGCGTCGCTGCTACTTTCTTCCAAGACTGGATTTATGGCTCTTTAACCAAAGAGAAAATGAAATCCGATCTCGGAGGCGGTATTGATGGAATGCTGGCTGAATATGTAGTTTTACACCAAAATAGTTTGGTGATATTACCTGACTACCTATCTTACATTGAAGGTGCGACCTTGCCTTGTGCAGCAGTCGCTGCTTGGCATGGACTGGTGACAAAAGGCAATATTAGCCCGGATGATAGTGTTTTATTGCTCGGTACTGGGGGAGTTTCGATTTTTGCTCTCCAGTTCGCCAAGATACATGGTGCTAGAGCGATTATTACTTCCAGCAGTGATCAGAAATTGGCACGAGCTAAACAGCTTGGTGCTGACGAGACGATCAACTACAAAACAACACCAGATTGGGAAAAGCAAGTTTACCAATTAACCAATCGCACGGGTGTAGATCATGTAGTTGAAGTAGGCGGTGCAGGTACTCTGCCAAAATCTCTACAAGCTGTCCGCATTGGGGGACGTATTAGTTTGATTGGCGTATTATCAGGCAGAGGAAATGAAATTGACCCTATGCCAATACTTTTTAAGAGTTTAACAGTTCAGGGCATTTATGTTGGCAGTCGGGAAATGTTTGAGGCGATGAATCAGGCGATGCAACAGCATCTAATCAAACCGATTATTGATCGAGTTTTCCCATTCACTGAAGCACGAGAAGCTTATCATTATCTCAAAAGTGCGGCTCACTTCGGTAAAGTCGTAATTAGTAATGACGCTCTCTACGAGACGCTGCGCGAACGCGGACTCGCTAACGCTACGCTAACGTAA
- a CDS encoding GNAT family N-acetyltransferase, translating to MLKIIQVETDEHKFHIQKLFWEYFNETKLIFSHRFGIKLDIDTFFEQYMTQLHEFIPPSGRLLLGQSEAQIAGCACLRKIGEDVGEIKRMYVRPEFRSKGIGRSLLEAIINEAVYIGYSRIRLDSAPFAKEAQALYRIFGFQDIEPYLDKTEIPLEHRANWVFMELVLK from the coding sequence TTGCTTAAAATTATCCAGGTAGAGACTGACGAACATAAATTTCATATACAGAAACTGTTTTGGGAATATTTTAACGAGACTAAGTTGATATTCAGCCATCGGTTCGGCATTAAGTTAGATATTGATACATTCTTTGAGCAATATATGACTCAACTTCACGAATTTATACCCCCTTCAGGACGCTTGCTTTTGGGACAATCTGAGGCACAAATAGCCGGCTGCGCTTGCTTACGAAAAATTGGTGAAGATGTTGGCGAAATTAAAAGGATGTATGTAAGGCCAGAATTTCGCTCAAAAGGAATCGGTCGGTCTTTATTAGAAGCTATCATCAATGAAGCTGTTTACATTGGTTACTCAAGGATACGTTTAGACAGTGCCCCTTTTGCAAAGGAAGCACAGGCACTTTATCGGATATTTGGCTTTCAAGATATCGAGCCGTATTTGGATAAAACAGAGATTCCTCTAGAACATCGAGCAAACTGGGTTTTTATGGAATTGGTTTTAAAATGA
- a CDS encoding GMC family oxidoreductase produces MTQYDYIVIGAGSAGCVVANRMTEDSETTVLLLEAGNPDTKPEIQIPLESPNLPRSELDWKYFSEPEPYLNNRKIFCPRGKVLGGSSSINSMIYIRGNHHDYDHWQSLGNPGWSYQDVLPYFKKSENQQRGADAYHGVDGELNVTDIQPPTVASQRFVEGAVAIGYKHNPDFNGIQQSGAGIYQLTVKDGKRHSAAAAFLVPILQRPNLTITTGALVTRLLFEGTRTIGVEYMHEGRLHQARVNKEVILSAGAFDSPKLLMLSGIGDAEQLQAMGIPVVVDLPGVGQNLQDHSLVPVAHQIITSSVAHEVIAGLRPVISSNGNAEAGLFLHTEGNLDATPDLQLFFGPILWISPGQTLSGLGFTVTVSLTHPQNIGSVSLLSPDPKDAPIIRINFLQSQSDVQKLVAGIKIMRKLFHTSAFDQFRGEEISPGAEVISDEALEAYIREFCVTGYHPVGTCKMGTDPMAVVDPELRVRGVTGLRVVDASIMPTLVGGNTNAPTIMIGEKGADLIKAAGGVSSQVASAMAN; encoded by the coding sequence ATGACTCAATATGACTATATTGTGATTGGTGCAGGTTCGGCAGGCTGCGTTGTCGCCAACCGGATGACAGAAGATAGTGAAACAACTGTGTTATTACTCGAAGCTGGCAATCCAGATACTAAACCTGAGATTCAAATCCCGTTGGAATCCCCTAACCTACCTCGCTCGGAACTGGACTGGAAATATTTCTCTGAACCAGAACCGTACCTGAATAACCGCAAAATCTTTTGTCCCCGTGGCAAAGTCTTGGGTGGGAGCAGTTCGATTAATTCCATGATTTATATCCGGGGCAATCATCACGATTATGACCACTGGCAGTCATTGGGGAATCCTGGTTGGAGTTACCAAGATGTATTGCCCTATTTCAAGAAATCTGAGAACCAGCAACGCGGTGCCGACGCATACCACGGGGTTGATGGTGAGTTGAACGTCACCGATATTCAACCCCCTACTGTGGCATCCCAACGATTTGTAGAAGGAGCCGTGGCAATCGGATATAAGCACAATCCTGATTTCAATGGAATACAGCAATCAGGTGCGGGAATTTATCAGTTGACGGTCAAGGATGGTAAACGTCACAGTGCTGCTGCTGCATTCTTGGTGCCAATTCTCCAGCGTCCCAATTTGACAATAACAACAGGAGCGTTAGTGACTCGGTTATTGTTTGAGGGAACCCGCACCATTGGGGTGGAATATATGCATGAGGGAAGGCTGCACCAAGCCAGGGTTAACAAAGAAGTGATTTTAAGTGCTGGTGCATTCGATTCGCCCAAGCTGCTGATGCTTTCCGGCATTGGTGATGCAGAACAACTGCAAGCAATGGGGATTCCTGTCGTCGTTGATTTGCCAGGCGTCGGTCAAAACCTCCAAGACCACTCTCTCGTTCCTGTGGCACACCAGATAATTACCAGTTCTGTGGCACACGAGGTAATTGCTGGGTTACGCCCGGTAATTAGCAGTAATGGTAACGCTGAAGCCGGATTATTTTTGCATACCGAAGGTAATCTGGATGCCACGCCAGATTTACAGCTTTTCTTCGGTCCCATTCTGTGGATATCTCCTGGCCAAACCCTTTCTGGTTTGGGATTCACTGTTACAGTCAGTTTGACTCATCCCCAAAACATTGGCAGTGTCAGTTTGCTCTCGCCTGACCCCAAAGACGCACCGATTATTCGGATCAACTTTCTACAAAGTCAATCTGATGTGCAAAAGCTAGTTGCTGGGATTAAAATAATGCGTAAATTATTTCATACAAGTGCTTTTGATCAGTTTCGAGGTGAGGAAATCAGTCCTGGTGCTGAGGTGATTAGCGATGAAGCACTCGAAGCTTACATCCGAGAATTTTGCGTTACGGGGTATCATCCTGTCGGCACCTGCAAAATGGGAACTGACCCAATGGCGGTTGTTGATCCCGAACTCCGGGTACGCGGTGTTACGGGGTTGCGGGTTGTTGATGCATCGATCATGCCAACTCTGGTCGGGGGCAATACGAACGCGCCCACGATTATGATCGGCGAGAAAGGAGCCGATTTAATTAAAGCCGCAGGTGGCGTTTCATCGCAAGTAGCTTCAGCAATGGCAAACTAA